A genomic segment from Halomicroarcula saliterrae encodes:
- a CDS encoding aldo/keto reductase encodes MHCLFVGAGAIADEYAAGLAGSPLSLAGVCDLDGDRAARLARRHGCPAFTDLDAALDAVDAPLVVNLTSHAAHAPVTRTALEAGRHVYSQKPLALDAGTAGDLLALARERSLALGCAPGTPRAPAQRRAGRLLADGRLGPVRLGYAHAHVGRVTDWHDRPDSFLSIGPLYDGGVYPLALLVAWFGPVDRVRVADALDPWPDRETRRPSVPSHVEATLEFASGPVVRLTASFYAPHRSREFYGLELHGDDGSLYLSGTGAMDDSPDALRFGRVGREYTDVPAQTPTRPYAYVDAVSRLAASVDDGRPSRATGKRGAHVVAVCNAVETAADSGGPVAVADFGAQADPVPAPAATPPSRVPTPAANSLRLPPVGFGCSRYRDGEYVDRVDSVATALDAGYRLLDSAELYGNEHRIGELLSAPGTADRDHLFVLGKPWRTNHRRDRMLRACRGSLAELGIEAFDCYALHWPEAWAHRGPLDRLSEKPVERQEALTFPEGEDGDIETAEIPLARAWANLEAVRERGLARTLGVCNVSLAQLETVLETGTVRPALVQIERHPYQPRRDLVAFCHERGIRVVAHSPLSAPGLLDEPVLADIADTLGLSPAGVVLAWNATRGVVPIPSSTTPGHVVANLAAVGERLSEAACARIDALRDPSFER; translated from the coding sequence GTGCACTGTCTGTTCGTCGGAGCCGGCGCGATAGCGGACGAGTACGCGGCCGGCCTCGCGGGGAGTCCGCTCTCGCTTGCCGGCGTCTGTGACCTCGACGGCGACCGGGCGGCCCGGCTCGCCCGGCGCCACGGCTGTCCGGCCTTTACCGACCTCGACGCCGCGCTCGACGCCGTCGACGCGCCCCTCGTCGTGAACCTGACGAGCCACGCCGCCCACGCACCGGTGACCCGGACCGCGCTCGAAGCGGGCCGTCACGTCTACTCCCAGAAGCCGCTGGCGCTCGACGCCGGGACTGCCGGGGACCTGCTGGCGCTCGCCCGTGAGCGGAGTCTCGCGCTCGGCTGTGCGCCCGGCACGCCGCGGGCCCCCGCCCAGCGACGAGCGGGGCGGCTGCTCGCCGACGGTCGACTCGGCCCGGTTCGGCTCGGCTACGCCCACGCCCACGTCGGCCGCGTCACCGACTGGCACGACCGGCCCGACTCGTTCCTCTCTATCGGGCCGCTGTACGACGGCGGCGTCTACCCGCTCGCCCTGCTGGTCGCGTGGTTCGGCCCGGTCGACCGGGTCCGCGTCGCCGACGCGCTCGACCCCTGGCCCGACCGGGAGACGCGACGGCCGTCGGTACCGAGCCACGTCGAGGCGACGCTCGAATTCGCCTCGGGGCCGGTCGTCCGGCTGACCGCGAGCTTCTACGCTCCCCACCGCAGCCGGGAGTTCTACGGGCTGGAACTGCACGGCGACGACGGTTCGCTGTATCTGTCCGGCACCGGCGCGATGGACGACAGTCCCGACGCGCTCCGCTTCGGTCGGGTCGGCCGGGAGTACACCGACGTGCCCGCCCAGACGCCGACGCGGCCCTACGCCTACGTCGACGCCGTCTCCCGCCTCGCCGCGAGCGTCGACGACGGGCGCCCCTCGCGGGCGACCGGGAAGCGCGGCGCCCACGTCGTCGCGGTCTGTAACGCCGTCGAGACAGCCGCCGACTCCGGCGGTCCGGTCGCCGTCGCTGACTTCGGGGCGCAGGCCGACCCGGTTCCCGCCCCTGCCGCGACGCCGCCGTCGCGGGTGCCGACGCCGGCGGCGAACTCGCTGCGCCTGCCGCCCGTCGGCTTCGGCTGCTCGCGCTACCGCGACGGGGAGTACGTCGACCGGGTCGACTCCGTCGCGACGGCGCTCGATGCGGGCTACCGCCTGCTCGACAGCGCCGAGCTGTACGGCAACGAACACCGCATCGGGGAGCTGCTTTCCGCCCCGGGGACCGCCGACCGCGACCACCTGTTCGTCCTCGGGAAACCCTGGCGCACGAACCACCGCCGCGACCGGATGCTACGGGCGTGTCGGGGGAGCCTCGCCGAGCTCGGTATCGAGGCCTTCGACTGCTACGCGCTCCACTGGCCGGAGGCGTGGGCACACCGGGGCCCGCTGGACCGGCTGTCGGAGAAGCCCGTCGAGCGACAGGAGGCGCTGACGTTCCCCGAGGGCGAGGACGGCGACATCGAGACGGCCGAGATACCACTGGCGCGAGCGTGGGCGAACCTGGAGGCGGTCCGCGAGCGCGGGCTGGCGCGCACGCTCGGCGTCTGTAACGTCTCGCTGGCGCAACTGGAGACGGTTCTGGAAACGGGAACCGTCCGGCCGGCGCTCGTCCAGATAGAGCGCCACCCGTACCAGCCACGGCGCGACCTCGTGGCGTTCTGTCACGAGCGGGGCATCCGCGTCGTCGCCCACTCTCCCCTGTCGGCCCCGGGACTGCTCGACGAGCCCGTGCTTGCCGATATCGCCGACACGCTCGGGCTCTCGCCGGCCGGAGTCGTCCTCGCGTGGAACGCGACCCGTGGCGTGGTCCCCATCCCGTCGAGCACGACGCCCGGACACGTCGTCGCGAACCTGGCGGCGGTCGGCGAGCGACTGTCCGAGGCGGCCTGTGCCCGCATCGACGCGCTCCGGGACCCGAGCTTCGAGCGGTGA
- a CDS encoding GTP cyclohydrolase III: protein MTNTQVSLIQLDNYGPWTTTPEPRREVDLQTLQSRLFADIAQLVGARDGYAFFGRFDNIVAVTNGLDRGEHERIQGSLGNRYPVTASVSIASGDTPAGALGIASRRLQDAGSAQDSGRREILSGDPLPDADRGPDDVQIAHFDVDDATGKYTDQLNEFDTFIQIEQGYAALMKHMREAHDSLSFFVGGDNVIAVCSAMDEAAYRDAIDHVRERVGVELKVGVGRARTAQSAGMTAKHELERCREDGTAVELGW from the coding sequence GTGACGAACACGCAGGTCTCTCTGATACAGCTGGACAACTACGGGCCGTGGACGACGACGCCCGAACCCCGCCGCGAGGTCGACCTCCAGACCCTCCAGTCGCGGCTGTTCGCCGATATCGCACAGCTGGTCGGTGCCCGCGACGGGTACGCCTTCTTCGGGCGGTTCGACAACATCGTGGCCGTGACCAACGGGCTCGACCGGGGGGAACACGAGCGCATCCAGGGGTCGCTGGGGAACCGCTACCCGGTCACGGCGAGCGTGAGTATCGCGAGCGGGGACACGCCCGCTGGGGCGCTCGGCATCGCCTCGCGCCGACTGCAGGACGCCGGAAGCGCACAGGACAGCGGCCGGCGCGAGATACTCAGCGGGGACCCGCTCCCCGACGCCGACCGGGGGCCCGACGACGTCCAGATAGCCCACTTCGACGTCGACGACGCGACCGGGAAGTACACCGACCAGTTGAACGAGTTCGACACGTTCATTCAGATAGAACAGGGGTACGCGGCGCTGATGAAGCACATGCGCGAGGCCCACGACTCGCTGTCCTTTTTCGTCGGCGGCGACAACGTCATCGCCGTCTGCTCGGCGATGGACGAAGCGGCCTACCGCGACGCTATCGACCACGTCCGCGAGCGCGTCGGCGTCGAGCTGAAAGTCGGCGTCGGGCGAGCGCGGACGGCCCAGTCGGCCGGGATGACCGCAAAACACGAACTGGAGCGCTGTCGGGAGGACGGGACGGCCGTCGAACTCGGCTGGTGA
- a CDS encoding glycosyltransferase family 4 protein, which produces MTVGLTLYGSLDERSGGFRYDRRLVEELRRAGETVEVVELPWRDYARGLLDNGSRRLRRRLDVDVDVMLQDELAHPSLVRTNRHLPYPVVSVVHHLRASEPRRLRPVYRAVERRYLATVDAVVCNSTATRRVVTDLGVERDSTVLAPPAGDRFDPEVDPDRIESRAHEGPLRLVFVGNIERRKGLDTLVDGLAAADAAAELTVVGRAVDDGYVDSVRERVCEHGLGDRVRFAGRLADDDLAATLATSHVLAVPSRYEGFGIVYLEGMSFGLPAIASRAGGANDVVTDGETGVLVDPDDPVAVAEAVGALARDRDRLAAMGRAARARYERHPDWAETTDRVRGLLADVAPEAVVA; this is translated from the coding sequence ATGACGGTCGGGCTGACGCTGTACGGAAGCCTCGACGAGCGCTCCGGGGGCTTTCGCTACGACCGGCGCCTCGTCGAGGAGCTGCGCCGGGCCGGCGAGACGGTCGAGGTCGTCGAGCTCCCCTGGCGCGACTACGCCCGCGGGCTGCTCGACAACGGCTCCCGCCGGCTCCGGCGGCGCCTCGACGTCGACGTGGACGTGATGCTTCAGGACGAGCTGGCCCACCCGTCGCTCGTCCGGACGAACCGCCACCTCCCCTACCCCGTCGTCAGCGTCGTCCACCACCTGCGGGCGAGCGAACCGCGGCGGCTGCGCCCGGTGTACCGCGCCGTCGAGCGGCGCTATCTGGCCACCGTCGACGCCGTCGTCTGCAACAGCACGGCGACCCGACGCGTCGTCACCGACCTCGGCGTCGAGCGCGACTCGACCGTCCTCGCGCCGCCGGCCGGCGACCGGTTCGACCCCGAGGTCGACCCCGACCGCATCGAGTCCCGGGCCCACGAGGGGCCGCTCCGGCTCGTCTTCGTCGGCAACATCGAGCGCCGGAAGGGGCTGGACACGCTCGTCGACGGGCTCGCGGCCGCCGACGCGGCCGCCGAACTGACTGTCGTCGGCCGGGCTGTCGACGACGGCTACGTCGACTCCGTCCGCGAGCGCGTCTGTGAGCACGGCCTCGGCGACCGCGTCCGGTTCGCCGGCCGGCTGGCCGACGACGACCTGGCCGCGACGCTCGCAACGAGTCACGTTCTCGCGGTCCCCTCGCGCTACGAGGGCTTTGGCATCGTTTACCTGGAGGGGATGAGCTTCGGCCTGCCCGCGATCGCCTCGCGAGCCGGCGGCGCGAACGACGTCGTCACCGACGGCGAGACGGGCGTGCTCGTCGACCCCGACGACCCCGTCGCCGTCGCCGAGGCGGTGGGGGCGCTGGCCCGCGACCGCGACCGGCTGGCCGCGATGGGGCGGGCGGCCAGAGCGCGCTACGAACGCCACCCCGACTGGGCGGAGACGACCGACCGCGTTCGCGGCTTGCTCGCCGACGTCGCCCCGGAGGCGGTGGTCGCGTGA
- a CDS encoding 6-pyruvoyl trahydropterin synthase family protein: MYSTTVLTDFVAQHYLTVPDPGPEGEPHSHHYEVELRFRGPELNEYDYLVDIDDAEAALSSLSSRYRDSLLNDLPEFETYNPSVERFARVIFERVTEAVTDDTVTELAVTVWEDDEAAASYDAAV; the protein is encoded by the coding sequence GTGTATTCGACGACAGTGCTGACCGACTTCGTGGCACAGCACTACCTCACCGTCCCGGACCCGGGTCCCGAGGGTGAGCCCCACTCCCATCACTACGAGGTAGAACTGCGCTTTCGCGGGCCGGAGCTAAACGAGTACGACTATCTGGTCGACATCGACGACGCCGAGGCGGCGCTGTCCTCGCTGTCGTCGCGCTACCGGGATTCCCTGCTCAACGACCTCCCGGAGTTCGAGACGTACAACCCCAGCGTCGAGCGGTTCGCCCGCGTCATCTTCGAGCGCGTGACCGAGGCCGTCACCGACGACACCGTCACAGAGCTCGCCGTGACCGTCTGGGAGGACGACGAGGCCGCAGCGAGCTACGACGCAGCTGTATGA
- a CDS encoding zinc-dependent alcohol dehydrogenase gives MTGRALYFTGGKSVAVREEPIGDPGPAQVRVRTERSGISPGTELLVYREEVPGELPTDETIEALDGTFSYPLKYGYAAVGRVTAVGSDVDDDWLDRRVFAFNPHESHFLADPETLVPTTLAPERALFIPNVEAAVNFVMDARPRIGARVAVFGQGPVGLLTTALLSEFPLATLVTVDPCGARRELSEALGADRSVAPDGLDAAIEDPDIAFELSGNPTALDDAIDATGYAGRVIVGSWYGTKDVQLDLGAAYHRSHIRVRSSQVSRIDPDHADRWDKDRRLDVVRSWLSDTDLSALCTHEFGIERAPEAYRLLDERPDDAVQVALTYE, from the coding sequence ATGACCGGCCGGGCGCTGTACTTCACCGGTGGGAAGTCGGTGGCGGTCCGCGAGGAACCGATAGGCGACCCCGGTCCGGCGCAGGTCCGCGTCCGGACCGAGCGGTCCGGTATCAGTCCCGGGACCGAACTGCTGGTGTACCGCGAGGAGGTCCCCGGGGAGCTACCCACCGACGAGACCATCGAGGCGCTCGATGGCACCTTCTCCTACCCACTCAAATACGGCTACGCGGCCGTCGGCCGCGTCACCGCCGTCGGCAGCGACGTCGACGACGACTGGCTCGACCGCCGCGTGTTCGCGTTCAACCCACACGAGAGCCACTTCCTCGCCGACCCCGAGACGCTCGTCCCGACGACCCTCGCCCCCGAACGGGCGCTGTTCATCCCGAACGTCGAGGCGGCGGTCAACTTCGTCATGGACGCCCGTCCGCGAATCGGCGCGCGAGTGGCGGTGTTCGGCCAGGGGCCGGTCGGCCTGTTGACGACCGCGCTGCTGTCGGAGTTCCCCCTCGCGACACTCGTCACGGTAGACCCCTGTGGCGCCCGACGCGAACTCTCGGAGGCACTCGGTGCGGACCGCTCCGTCGCGCCCGACGGGCTCGACGCGGCTATCGAGGACCCCGACATCGCGTTCGAGCTCTCGGGGAACCCGACCGCCCTCGACGACGCTATCGACGCTACCGGCTACGCGGGCCGGGTCATCGTCGGCTCGTGGTACGGCACCAAGGACGTCCAGCTCGACCTCGGGGCCGCCTACCACCGGAGCCACATCCGCGTCCGGAGCAGTCAGGTCAGCCGCATCGACCCGGACCACGCCGACCGCTGGGACAAGGACCGGCGCCTCGACGTGGTCCGGTCCTGGCTGTCCGACACCGACCTCTCGGCGCTTTGCACCCACGAGTTCGGCATCGAGCGCGCTCCGGAGGCGTACCGCCTGCTCGACGAACGGCCGGACGACGCCGTCCAGGTCGCGCTCACCTACGAGTAG
- a CDS encoding CDP-alcohol phosphatidyltransferase family protein translates to MAGRQGDRSALLGLRVGLPVVGALCLTAAVGAVFPAEAMTRWALHPAAVAGVCWAGQLWFAGRTLDVSRIAGSPYRHVFGLANALTLFRGGLYAVVAGFVVVPATTTLAWVPALCYGAGVVLDRLDGVVARSVGEETALGTRLDMAADTFGFVVAPLVAVLWGRLPVWYLAISAARYVYLAGVHWRRLRGRRVHERPDSDLGKYLAGVQMVFITVALVPSVPTGVVFAVAPAVLAPSLAVFVRDFLYVSGRLSRER, encoded by the coding sequence ATGGCTGGCCGACAGGGTGACCGGTCCGCCCTCCTGGGGCTCCGGGTCGGCCTCCCGGTCGTGGGCGCGCTCTGTCTGACCGCGGCGGTCGGCGCCGTCTTCCCCGCCGAAGCGATGACCCGCTGGGCGCTGCACCCGGCGGCCGTCGCCGGCGTCTGCTGGGCGGGACAGCTCTGGTTCGCCGGTCGAACCCTGGACGTGAGCCGAATAGCCGGCTCACCGTACCGGCACGTGTTCGGCCTCGCGAACGCCCTCACGCTGTTCCGGGGGGGCCTCTACGCCGTCGTCGCCGGCTTCGTCGTCGTCCCGGCGACGACCACGCTGGCGTGGGTCCCGGCGCTGTGTTACGGCGCGGGCGTCGTGCTCGACAGGCTCGACGGCGTCGTCGCCCGGAGCGTCGGGGAGGAGACAGCGCTGGGCACGCGCCTGGACATGGCCGCCGACACCTTCGGCTTCGTCGTCGCCCCGCTGGTCGCGGTGCTGTGGGGCCGACTGCCCGTCTGGTATCTCGCCATCTCGGCCGCCCGATACGTCTATCTCGCCGGCGTCCACTGGCGCCGCCTCCGTGGCCGCCGGGTCCACGAGCGACCCGACAGCGACCTCGGGAAGTACCTCGCTGGCGTCCAGATGGTGTTTATCACCGTCGCGCTCGTCCCGAGCGTGCCGACCGGGGTCGTCTTCGCCGTCGCGCCCGCCGTCCTCGCGCCGTCGCTCGCCGTGTTCGTCCGGGACTTCCTCTACGTCAGCGGCCGGCTGTCACGCGAGCGCTAG
- a CDS encoding NADP-dependent oxidoreductase yields the protein MSDNETRQWRLASRPTGEPTDENFELATVPRPEPGPGEVLVRTLYLSVDPYMRGRMRDAESYAEPWGVGEPMEAGVVGEVVESNHDGFEPGDVATGNLLWADHAVADGDELRRVDPDLAPVSTALGVLGMPGITGFFGMTDVADPDPGDTVVVSAAAGAVGSVAGQVAAIAGARVVGVAGSDEKCDWLTDDLGFDAAVNYDTTDDLQAAFAETCPDGVDAYFDNVGGPITDAVWGQLNRNARVAVCGQISLYNATEQPTGPRKLGQLIQTRATVEGFLVGDYQDRWGHALERLAGFIQAGDLRYEESVVDGLENAPDAFLGLFEGENVGKQLVRVGERE from the coding sequence GTGAGCGACAACGAGACCAGACAGTGGCGACTCGCGAGCCGACCGACCGGCGAACCGACCGACGAGAACTTCGAGCTGGCGACCGTTCCCCGCCCCGAGCCCGGTCCCGGCGAGGTGCTGGTCCGGACGCTGTATCTCTCGGTCGACCCCTACATGCGCGGACGGATGCGCGACGCCGAGTCCTACGCCGAACCGTGGGGCGTGGGCGAGCCGATGGAGGCCGGCGTCGTCGGCGAGGTCGTCGAATCGAACCACGACGGCTTCGAGCCCGGCGACGTGGCGACCGGGAACCTGCTGTGGGCCGACCACGCGGTCGCCGACGGGGACGAGCTCCGCCGCGTCGACCCCGACCTCGCGCCCGTCTCGACCGCGCTCGGCGTGCTGGGGATGCCCGGCATCACCGGCTTCTTCGGGATGACCGACGTGGCCGACCCCGACCCCGGCGACACCGTCGTCGTCTCGGCGGCCGCCGGCGCCGTCGGCTCCGTCGCCGGGCAGGTCGCCGCCATAGCGGGCGCCCGCGTCGTCGGCGTCGCCGGCAGCGACGAGAAGTGCGACTGGCTCACCGACGACCTCGGCTTCGACGCCGCGGTGAACTACGACACGACCGACGACCTGCAAGCGGCCTTCGCGGAGACCTGTCCCGACGGCGTCGACGCCTACTTCGACAACGTCGGCGGCCCCATCACCGACGCCGTCTGGGGCCAGTTGAACCGCAACGCCCGGGTCGCCGTCTGTGGCCAGATCTCCCTCTACAACGCGACCGAACAGCCGACCGGGCCGCGCAAACTCGGCCAGCTCATCCAGACCCGCGCCACCGTCGAGGGGTTCCTCGTCGGCGACTACCAGGACCGCTGGGGCCACGCGCTGGAGCGGCTCGCGGGGTTCATCCAGGCCGGCGACCTGCGCTACGAGGAGAGCGTCGTCGACGGACTTGAGAACGCCCCCGACGCCTTCCTCGGCCTGTTCGAGGGCGAGAACGTCGGCAAACAGCTCGTCCGAGTCGGCGAGCGCGAGTGA
- a CDS encoding universal stress protein, translating into MYDNILVPTDGSDHAARGVDHGLDLAAAHDARLHVLFVVDESVYGTTPAFSSYEAFLEDIEERAEELTEAVVEEATERGIDATMSVLRGVPHDTICDYAEEADIDVIVMGKRGAAGVEAPHFGSVTNRVLRGAPVPVVPV; encoded by the coding sequence ATGTACGACAACATCCTCGTGCCGACGGACGGGAGCGACCACGCGGCCCGTGGCGTCGACCACGGGCTCGACCTCGCGGCGGCCCACGACGCCCGACTCCACGTGCTCTTCGTCGTCGACGAGTCGGTCTACGGCACGACGCCGGCGTTCAGTAGCTACGAGGCCTTCCTCGAAGACATCGAGGAGCGAGCGGAAGAGCTGACCGAGGCAGTCGTCGAGGAGGCCACCGAACGCGGCATCGACGCCACCATGTCGGTGTTGCGAGGGGTCCCCCACGACACCATCTGTGACTACGCCGAGGAGGCGGACATCGACGTCATCGTGATGGGGAAACGCGGGGCTGCGGGCGTCGAAGCGCCACACTTCGGGTCGGTCACCAACCGGGTGCTGCGGGGAGCGCCGGTCCCCGTCGTTCCGGTGTGA
- a CDS encoding PQQ-binding-like beta-propeller repeat protein, translating to MSEFDGTAQDSERAVDRRGVLKLLALPVAAAPLWFLWVAGGADDEAVPNWLEYAVSPRVRWVTEDRYEMSPGVGDGALYVGDREGVLRALSTAGGREQWSFDTGIGLDGDFVAQPTAAGDTVYVAALNGSLYAVDTSDGTERWRVATAGQNVTAPVVTDDAVYVASGRTVHAFERSDGAERWRLDTGHHIDGAPTVADGTVYVGSDETVYALSTADGAERWTQTTFDGVTSGPTVADGTVYVGRRDGVHALSAADGSERWVAEDVAATYRPAAGDGRVYAASLAGPLVALDAADGRVAWRFEGAEAMQTPPVAVDGTVYAGAGDTSRIHAVDGADGTERWSFPAVGTPVVADGSVYVNAKTALFALEAD from the coding sequence ATGTCCGAGTTCGACGGAACCGCACAGGACAGCGAGCGTGCCGTCGACCGGCGTGGCGTGCTGAAGCTACTGGCGCTCCCGGTGGCCGCCGCGCCGCTCTGGTTCCTCTGGGTCGCCGGTGGCGCCGACGACGAAGCGGTCCCCAACTGGCTGGAGTACGCTGTTTCGCCGCGGGTCAGGTGGGTCACCGAGGACCGCTACGAGATGTCGCCGGGCGTGGGCGACGGGGCGCTCTACGTCGGCGACCGCGAGGGGGTCCTCCGCGCGCTTTCCACGGCCGGCGGGCGCGAGCAGTGGAGCTTCGACACGGGCATCGGGCTCGACGGGGACTTCGTCGCCCAGCCGACCGCGGCCGGCGACACCGTCTACGTCGCGGCGCTGAACGGGTCCCTGTACGCCGTCGACACGTCTGACGGGACCGAGCGCTGGCGCGTCGCGACTGCCGGCCAGAACGTGACTGCGCCCGTCGTCACCGACGACGCCGTCTACGTCGCGAGCGGGCGGACCGTCCACGCCTTCGAGCGTTCCGACGGGGCCGAGCGCTGGCGTCTCGATACGGGGCACCATATCGACGGCGCCCCGACCGTCGCCGACGGGACCGTTTACGTCGGGAGTGACGAGACGGTGTACGCGCTGTCGACGGCCGACGGGGCCGAGCGCTGGACACAGACCACGTTCGACGGCGTCACCTCGGGACCGACAGTGGCCGACGGGACCGTCTACGTCGGCCGGCGGGACGGCGTCCACGCGCTGTCGGCGGCCGACGGGAGCGAGCGCTGGGTCGCCGAGGACGTCGCCGCCACCTATCGGCCGGCGGCGGGCGACGGGCGCGTCTACGCCGCGTCCCTCGCCGGCCCGCTGGTCGCGCTGGACGCCGCCGACGGCCGCGTCGCGTGGCGGTTCGAGGGCGCCGAGGCGATGCAGACGCCGCCGGTGGCCGTCGACGGGACCGTCTACGCGGGGGCCGGCGACACGAGCCGCATCCACGCAGTCGACGGAGCCGACGGCACTGAGCGGTGGTCGTTCCCGGCCGTCGGCACGCCCGTCGTCGCCGACGGGTCGGTGTACGTCAACGCGAAGACCGCGCTCTTCGCCCTCGAAGCGGACTGA
- a CDS encoding DUF7475 family protein: METAETRDLSLDVTSLTGVHWLGVVAALVTAAVHLLLGIRMLPSGIGISFVLAGLGFLGGIALVLVDYRRRAVYAVGIPFTFVQIPLWYYANFVALGKSFPAEVGTLGAVDKVAQVVLLAVLVALLRN, translated from the coding sequence ATGGAAACGGCCGAAACGCGGGACCTGTCGCTCGACGTAACGTCTCTGACCGGAGTCCACTGGCTCGGCGTGGTCGCCGCGCTCGTGACGGCTGCCGTCCATCTCCTGCTCGGCATCAGGATGTTGCCGTCGGGCATCGGCATCAGCTTCGTCCTCGCTGGGCTGGGCTTTCTCGGCGGTATCGCCCTCGTTCTGGTCGACTACCGCCGGCGGGCAGTCTACGCCGTCGGCATCCCCTTTACCTTCGTCCAGATACCGCTGTGGTACTACGCCAACTTCGTCGCCCTCGGGAAGTCGTTCCCGGCCGAAGTCGGCACGCTCGGGGCCGTCGACAAGGTCGCACAGGTCGTCTTGCTCGCCGTCCTCGTCGCGCTGTTGCGCAACTGA
- a CDS encoding DUF2267 domain-containing protein has product MDFDEFTGAVQHRLELPGTGETLRAIRAALVPLGQRLRAGHAEDLAASLPMEIKWYLTGGVHEHGQRFDWPEYLTRVADIEGADRADAAYHARVIVDLVSEVVPDSDFQQLRDELPESWENLFEVVDAGGWHEHD; this is encoded by the coding sequence ATGGACTTCGACGAGTTCACCGGTGCGGTGCAACACCGACTGGAACTCCCGGGGACCGGGGAGACGCTCCGCGCCATCAGAGCGGCGCTGGTGCCGCTGGGCCAGCGACTCCGGGCGGGCCACGCCGAGGACCTGGCCGCCTCCTTGCCCATGGAGATAAAGTGGTATCTGACGGGCGGCGTCCACGAGCACGGGCAGCGGTTCGACTGGCCGGAGTATCTCACGCGGGTCGCCGACATCGAGGGCGCCGACCGTGCCGACGCGGCCTACCACGCTCGGGTCATCGTCGACCTCGTCTCCGAGGTGGTCCCCGACTCCGACTTCCAGCAGCTCCGGGACGAGCTCCCCGAGAGCTGGGAGAACCTCTTCGAGGTCGTCGACGCCGGCGGGTGGCACGAGCACGACTAG